From the Leptospira biflexa serovar Patoc strain 'Patoc 1 (Paris)' genome, one window contains:
- a CDS encoding ATP-binding protein — MPFPLSRTELEKEIKTLFSNGLSGNVNDFYSWVFMETQRKFKDVPDTTLEAVISVLDEFVKDSLITTNPIDPREYYIAEESPIIRKMGATETFVILGALHYNPMQYVRARLAYFLKRNGIGEELRMDLCIATVEAVENAAKYGDGGGVEVTFQIDKHKVFTIEMINTVKDFNLEDDIQRGKFSSTATLMRGMMVMQKLFDSVDLEITDNRKQAILKATRKLT, encoded by the coding sequence ATGCCGTTCCCTCTCTCCAGAACTGAGTTAGAGAAAGAAATCAAAACTTTGTTCTCCAATGGACTTTCGGGGAATGTGAACGATTTTTACTCTTGGGTGTTTATGGAAACCCAGAGAAAATTCAAAGATGTTCCAGACACAACTTTGGAAGCTGTCATTTCCGTTTTGGATGAGTTTGTCAAAGACAGTCTCATTACCACAAATCCCATTGATCCACGCGAATACTATATTGCGGAAGAGTCACCCATCATCCGAAAGATGGGAGCAACAGAAACTTTTGTCATCTTAGGTGCACTTCATTATAATCCCATGCAATATGTTCGAGCCAGGCTTGCTTATTTTCTGAAACGAAATGGAATCGGGGAAGAGTTACGAATGGACCTTTGCATTGCGACAGTAGAAGCTGTGGAAAATGCAGCGAAGTATGGAGATGGTGGTGGAGTGGAAGTCACCTTCCAAATTGACAAACATAAAGTTTTTACAATTGAAATGATCAACACCGTAAAAGATTTTAATTTAGAAGATGATATCCAAAGAGGTAAATTTTCATCCACAGCAACCCTCATGCGTGGTATGATGGTCATGCAAAAACTTTTTGATTCAGTGGACTTAGAGATCACTGATAACAGAAAACAAGCTATCCTTAAAGCAACTCGTAAACTAACATAG
- a CDS encoding S1 RNA-binding domain-containing protein translates to MKGPSSEFDRLLEESFKKRQSIEPGSRHEAKVTAVKNDYVFIRTVENKVIGNISTEEWREDVLPKIGDHIVVYFLKENSGDFYFTTCLSADNLTEENLELANQFEIPVLGQMLQEGSGGWDVKLGSYTAFVPFSQLDVSLKGKNIGGKRIKFIISELGKKQNKILLSQKKIADKERETKKQLLRDELKVGMFVSCNVKSIHKFGLIVDMDGLDALVPQSEATYKKNPDLTTEFRVGETLRAKILTLDWSTNKISLSVKDFLSDPWSGKLPFKESDIVSGTVESIKPFGLFVRLGEDFSGLVPNKESGVPQRTPLNTVFQPGQKLEVFVLEINPEKRQIALSITKAAEAKDRMEYQDYLSKDDATTSVSSFGLALKQSLENQKKKK, encoded by the coding sequence ATGAAAGGCCCATCCTCAGAATTTGATCGATTATTAGAAGAAAGTTTTAAAAAAAGACAATCCATTGAACCCGGCTCGCGTCACGAAGCCAAAGTAACAGCTGTTAAAAACGATTATGTGTTTATCAGAACGGTTGAAAATAAAGTCATCGGAAATATTTCCACAGAAGAATGGAGAGAGGATGTTTTGCCAAAAATTGGTGATCACATTGTCGTTTATTTTTTAAAAGAAAATTCTGGTGACTTTTATTTTACCACTTGTTTGTCAGCTGACAACCTAACAGAAGAAAATTTAGAATTAGCAAACCAATTTGAAATCCCAGTGCTTGGGCAAATGTTACAAGAAGGAAGTGGTGGATGGGATGTGAAACTTGGAAGTTACACAGCATTTGTCCCTTTTAGCCAATTGGATGTTTCCTTAAAGGGAAAAAACATCGGAGGGAAACGGATTAAGTTTATCATCTCCGAACTTGGAAAAAAACAAAACAAAATTCTACTCTCTCAGAAAAAAATAGCTGATAAAGAACGTGAGACCAAAAAGCAGTTGTTACGTGATGAATTAAAAGTTGGAATGTTTGTTTCCTGTAACGTCAAAAGCATTCATAAATTTGGACTCATTGTGGACATGGATGGTTTGGACGCACTTGTTCCTCAGTCAGAAGCAACCTATAAAAAAAATCCAGACCTAACGACCGAATTTCGTGTGGGTGAAACCCTCCGTGCCAAAATTTTAACTTTGGATTGGTCCACAAATAAAATCTCTCTCAGTGTGAAAGATTTTTTATCAGATCCATGGTCAGGGAAACTCCCCTTCAAAGAATCTGATATCGTATCTGGAACTGTCGAATCCATCAAACCCTTCGGACTTTTTGTACGGTTGGGAGAAGATTTTTCAGGCCTTGTTCCAAATAAAGAATCAGGTGTCCCCCAACGAACACCACTCAATACGGTTTTCCAACCAGGCCAAAAACTGGAAGTCTTCGTACTCGAAATCAACCCTGAAAAAAGACAAATTGCTTTATCGATTACAAAAGCAGCCGAAGCGAAAGACCGAATGGAATACCAAGATTACCTTTCCAAAGATGATGCCACTACTTCTGTTTCTAGTTTTGGTCTTGCATTGAAACAGTCTTTGGAAAACCAAAAGAAAAAGAAGTAA
- the lon gene encoding endopeptidase La, with translation MESNEFWENPNKLARLEDTLPKQIFLLPIKVRPVFPGIITPLIVPPGRFIQSIEESSKGAGFLGLILLKEDESELPSEDNIFQIGVVARILKKINLPDGGMNILVNTIQRFKINSIHTKEPMLIANVAYPEEELGTSKNNIKALMRTLLILTKELAQNNPLFTEDMKLTMMNVNEPAKMADFVCSILNLEKEEYQSVIEAIHINDRLEKVLLFLKKEIELVVLQKKIQEQINDKIDNQQRQFFLREQLKAIQQELGVGEDKTEQKYDKLLTRLKAIPVADEIIVEVEREIDKFKNSDPISSDYNVIRNYLDLVDSLPWEKPALKDINLLHAKKVLNRDHHKLEDVKERILEFLAVHKLNPKSKGSILCLVGPPGVGKTSIAKSIAEALGRKFYRFSVGGVRDEAEIKGHRRTYIGAMPGKLINALKITKERDTVILLDEIDKMSQGYQGDPQAALLEVLDPEQNFNFRDHYLDLPFDLSDVLFIATANTFEPIPRVLLDRMEVIQLSGYITEEKVQIFQKYLWSKIFIKNGLNPDSFSMKKETVTLLINSYSRESGLRGLEKTFDKLVRKLALKQVLKEKYSKEIREKDLVEYLGPPPFVDDRMTIPKVPGTALGLAWTNAGGSTLLIEAVLIPGKGGLTLTGQMGKMMEESANIALSFVKNYLNNDLLFEKKAIHLHVPDGATPKDGPSAGITMATAILSLVTNRVVNPGFGMTGELTLTGEVLAIGGLREKIVAAKRVGIKKIIFPKDNEKAFQEIPDYVKKGVSFYPVTRFEEVETLLFGKSKSKKR, from the coding sequence TTGGAATCAAATGAATTTTGGGAAAACCCAAACAAATTGGCAAGACTAGAAGATACTTTACCGAAACAGATCTTTTTACTTCCGATCAAAGTACGACCCGTTTTTCCTGGTATCATCACTCCTCTCATCGTACCCCCAGGTCGGTTCATCCAGTCCATCGAAGAGTCTTCCAAGGGGGCAGGGTTTTTAGGACTGATTTTACTCAAAGAAGATGAATCGGAACTACCTTCAGAAGATAATATTTTTCAAATTGGAGTTGTCGCAAGGATTCTAAAAAAAATCAACCTACCTGATGGTGGGATGAATATACTCGTCAATACCATCCAACGGTTCAAAATCAATTCGATTCATACCAAAGAACCAATGTTAATTGCCAACGTGGCCTACCCAGAAGAAGAACTGGGTACAAGCAAAAATAATATCAAGGCACTCATGCGAACCTTACTCATTCTGACTAAGGAACTGGCACAAAACAATCCTTTGTTTACAGAAGATATGAAGTTGACCATGATGAATGTGAACGAACCGGCAAAGATGGCCGATTTTGTTTGTTCTATTCTTAATTTGGAAAAAGAAGAATACCAATCTGTCATCGAAGCTATTCATATCAATGATCGCTTGGAAAAGGTGCTTTTATTCTTAAAAAAAGAAATTGAGCTCGTCGTTTTACAGAAAAAAATCCAAGAACAAATCAATGATAAAATTGATAACCAACAAAGGCAATTTTTCTTAAGAGAACAGCTTAAGGCCATACAACAAGAATTAGGTGTTGGTGAGGATAAAACAGAACAAAAATACGATAAACTACTGACTCGATTGAAAGCCATCCCTGTTGCGGATGAAATCATCGTGGAAGTGGAAAGAGAAATTGATAAATTCAAAAATTCAGATCCCATTTCCAGTGATTATAATGTGATCAGAAACTATTTGGATTTGGTAGATAGTTTGCCATGGGAAAAACCAGCATTAAAGGATATCAATCTCTTACATGCCAAAAAAGTTCTCAACCGAGACCATCATAAATTAGAAGATGTAAAGGAAAGGATTTTAGAGTTTTTAGCGGTCCATAAACTGAATCCTAAAAGTAAGGGCTCCATCCTTTGTCTTGTTGGTCCACCAGGTGTGGGGAAAACTTCCATTGCAAAATCCATTGCAGAGGCATTGGGAAGAAAGTTTTACCGGTTTAGTGTTGGTGGTGTGAGAGATGAAGCAGAGATCAAAGGGCATCGTCGAACTTACATTGGGGCCATGCCAGGAAAACTCATCAATGCACTCAAGATCACAAAAGAAAGAGATACTGTGATCTTACTCGATGAAATTGATAAGATGTCGCAAGGATACCAAGGGGATCCGCAAGCAGCACTATTGGAAGTTCTGGATCCAGAACAAAATTTTAATTTTAGGGATCATTATTTAGATCTGCCATTTGATTTGTCGGATGTTTTGTTCATTGCTACTGCCAATACATTCGAACCCATCCCACGTGTCTTACTCGATCGAATGGAAGTGATCCAACTTTCAGGATATATCACCGAAGAAAAAGTACAGATCTTCCAGAAGTATCTTTGGAGTAAAATTTTTATCAAAAATGGATTAAATCCTGATTCTTTTTCGATGAAAAAAGAGACAGTGACACTCCTCATTAATTCTTATTCTAGAGAATCGGGGTTACGTGGTCTCGAAAAAACATTTGATAAATTGGTTAGAAAACTTGCCCTCAAACAAGTGTTAAAGGAAAAGTATTCCAAAGAAATCAGAGAAAAGGATTTGGTAGAATACTTAGGTCCTCCTCCATTTGTGGACGATCGAATGACGATTCCAAAAGTTCCAGGTACAGCTTTAGGACTTGCTTGGACGAACGCTGGTGGGTCTACCTTACTCATCGAAGCTGTCCTTATCCCTGGCAAAGGTGGTCTCACTCTCACTGGGCAAATGGGGAAAATGATGGAAGAGTCAGCAAACATTGCTTTGTCGTTTGTGAAAAACTATTTAAACAACGATTTGTTATTTGAGAAAAAAGCCATCCACTTACACGTGCCAGACGGTGCTACTCCCAAAGATGGTCCTAGCGCTGGGATCACTATGGCGACGGCTATTTTATCACTTGTGACGAACCGCGTGGTAAATCCAGGTTTTGGGATGACAGGGGAGTTGACATTAACAGGTGAAGTTCTTGCCATTGGTGGTTTACGAGAAAAAATTGTGGCGGCCAAACGTGTGGGAATCAAAAAAATTATCTTCCCAAAGGACAACGAAAAAGCCTTCCAAGAAATCCCTGATTATGTGAAAAAAGGTGTGAGTTTTTATCCGGTCACTCGATTTGAAGAAGTCGAAACACTATTGTTTGGTAAATCGAAGAGTAAAAAAAGATGA
- a CDS encoding tRNA (cytidine(34)-2'-O)-methyltransferase, which yields MEIALFRPEIPPNTGNIARLCVNAGVPLSIVGEPAFDLSEKAVRRAGLDYWKDLELHRYPDWDWFQKEKETQGKRIFLVSKFGKKVYWDVSFSSKDVFLFGRETSGLPEEIHKGHPSDQIISIPMAESSRSINLSNAVAIILYEALRQEKTRTIP from the coding sequence TTGGAAATTGCACTGTTTCGTCCCGAAATTCCACCTAACACTGGTAACATAGCGCGCCTTTGTGTGAATGCTGGTGTGCCACTTTCCATTGTGGGGGAACCTGCCTTTGATCTCTCTGAAAAAGCAGTCCGGCGGGCAGGGCTTGACTATTGGAAGGATTTAGAGCTCCATCGATATCCCGATTGGGATTGGTTCCAGAAGGAGAAAGAAACCCAAGGGAAACGAATCTTTCTTGTTTCCAAGTTTGGGAAAAAAGTTTACTGGGATGTTTCTTTTTCTTCTAAAGATGTGTTCTTGTTTGGCAGGGAGACCTCAGGTTTACCAGAAGAAATTCACAAAGGACACCCTTCTGACCAAATCATTTCGATTCCCATGGCAGAATCGAGTCGCTCCATCAATTTGTCCAATGCAGTTGCCATCATCCTTTATGAAGCACTGCGCCAAGAAAAAACACGGACTATCCCCTAA
- the uvrB gene encoding excinuclease ABC subunit UvrB, which translates to MANFKMVSPFKAAGDQVKAIENIAKSFGEGKNKITLVGVTGSGKTFTMAEVITRVKKPTLILSHNKTLAAQLFREFKEFFPENAVEYFVSYYDYYQPEAYVPSSDTFIEKDMSMNEEIDKLRLRATSSLLERDDVIIVSSVSCIYGLGSPEDYMNSVVMLQVGDKIDRDQIIRKFLHIQYARNDIDFSRGNFRVRGDTIEIMPSYQEEGIRIELFGDEIDGLSKIDPLTGKVKIKLDRVVVYPAKHFITSGPKIKDAMEKIKEEMAAQKEYFLKQGKHLEAERIESRTNYDMEMLLELGYCSGIENYSRHLTGRAEGERPACLLDYFPGKDFLLIIDESHVTLPQIGGMYAGDRSRKQTLVEFGFRLPSALDNRPLNFTEFEAMTPRTLYVSATPDQNELNKSEAVFEQIIRPTGLLDPVVEVRPTTNQIEDLLNEIRLRINQKERVLITTLTKKMSEDLTDYYKEVGLKIAYLHSEIDTIERTEIIRDLRKGVYDCIVGINLLREGLDIPEVSLVAILDADKEGFLRNYKSLVQTIGRAARNVNGKAILYADRMTDSIKKAMSETERRRLIQEAHNEKMGITPQTIQKEIHDILPREMAEEDSKEEALKDLEKEFTLKKYKTKDKLREALKREMLRYANDMDFEKAAMFRDKMLALGPDKIET; encoded by the coding sequence ATGGCAAATTTCAAAATGGTTTCTCCCTTTAAAGCTGCCGGAGACCAAGTGAAAGCAATTGAAAATATTGCGAAGTCATTCGGTGAAGGTAAAAATAAAATCACTCTAGTCGGTGTGACTGGGTCAGGTAAGACGTTTACTATGGCCGAGGTGATCACTCGGGTCAAAAAACCCACCTTGATTTTATCGCATAATAAAACATTAGCGGCGCAGTTATTCCGTGAGTTTAAAGAATTTTTTCCTGAAAATGCCGTAGAGTATTTTGTTTCTTATTACGATTATTACCAACCAGAAGCCTATGTCCCTTCTTCTGATACCTTTATCGAAAAAGATATGTCGATGAATGAAGAAATCGACAAACTGAGGTTACGTGCCACTTCCAGTCTTTTGGAACGAGATGATGTGATTATCGTAAGTTCAGTTTCTTGCATTTATGGTTTGGGTTCACCTGAAGATTATATGAACTCTGTGGTGATGTTACAAGTTGGTGATAAAATTGACCGCGACCAAATCATTCGTAAATTCTTACACATCCAATATGCGAGAAACGATATTGATTTTAGTCGTGGTAATTTTCGTGTTCGCGGAGATACAATTGAAATCATGCCTTCTTACCAAGAAGAGGGAATCCGAATTGAACTTTTTGGAGATGAAATCGATGGACTTTCCAAAATTGATCCTCTCACGGGAAAGGTAAAAATCAAACTTGATCGTGTCGTCGTTTATCCCGCCAAACACTTCATCACTTCAGGGCCTAAAATCAAAGATGCCATGGAAAAAATCAAAGAAGAGATGGCGGCCCAAAAGGAATATTTTTTAAAACAAGGCAAACACCTCGAAGCAGAACGAATTGAGTCTCGAACGAATTACGATATGGAAATGTTACTCGAACTTGGGTATTGTAGTGGGATCGAAAACTACTCTCGTCATCTGACTGGAAGAGCGGAAGGGGAACGGCCTGCCTGTTTACTCGATTATTTTCCTGGAAAAGATTTTTTACTCATCATTGATGAATCACATGTCACTCTCCCACAAATTGGTGGAATGTATGCAGGTGATAGATCCAGAAAACAAACGTTAGTTGAATTTGGGTTTCGGTTACCGAGTGCACTCGATAACAGACCATTGAATTTTACAGAATTTGAAGCGATGACTCCAAGGACTTTGTATGTGTCAGCAACTCCAGACCAAAATGAATTGAATAAAAGTGAAGCGGTATTTGAACAAATCATTCGGCCTACTGGACTTCTGGATCCAGTCGTGGAAGTAAGGCCAACGACAAATCAAATCGAAGATTTATTAAATGAAATCAGGCTTCGTATCAACCAAAAAGAAAGGGTCCTCATTACCACTCTCACTAAAAAAATGTCAGAAGATTTGACTGACTATTATAAAGAAGTGGGTCTAAAGATCGCTTATTTACATTCGGAAATTGATACTATCGAAAGAACTGAAATCATTCGGGACTTACGAAAGGGAGTTTACGATTGTATTGTCGGGATCAATTTGTTACGTGAAGGTTTGGATATTCCTGAAGTTTCGCTTGTTGCCATCTTAGATGCTGACAAAGAGGGTTTCCTTCGAAATTATAAATCACTCGTCCAAACCATTGGTCGTGCCGCAAGGAACGTAAACGGAAAAGCCATCCTCTATGCAGATCGTATGACTGATTCCATCAAAAAAGCGATGAGTGAAACAGAACGTCGTCGGTTGATCCAAGAAGCACATAATGAGAAAATGGGGATCACACCACAGACAATTCAAAAAGAAATTCATGATATCCTTCCAAGAGAGATGGCAGAAGAGGATAGCAAAGAAGAAGCATTAAAAGATTTAGAAAAAGAATTTACCTTGAAGAAATACAAAACCAAAGACAAGTTACGTGAAGCTTTGAAACGTGAGATGTTACGTTACGCAAATGACATGGATTTTGAGAAGGCGGCCATGTTTCGTGATAAAATGTTAGCACTTGGCCCAGACAAAATTGAAACATAA